The following are from one region of the Corylus avellana chromosome ca1, CavTom2PMs-1.0 genome:
- the LOC132166955 gene encoding uncharacterized protein LOC132166955 — MESDESQRPTNQPQQNQALPLTLTKKPLLLYSSILVLFLAISFGFTKTNYYKAQRLKYSFSSHPIFLQTLLGYLHPNPKPRQTHTPNPISHSPSCVLWMAPFLSGGGYSSESWSYILALHEHMKTPLFKLAIEHHGDQESLEFWEGLPQHVKNLAFELYRTKCRMNETIVVCHSEPGAWNPPLFETLPCPPGAYRNFKSVIGRTMFETDRVNVDHVKRCNQMDYVWVPTEFHVSTFIESGVDPSKVVKIIQPVDVKFFDALKYKPLDLSSIGKLVLGSSSTTQNLNSKKEFIFLSIFKWEYRKGWDVLLKSYFKEFSGVDGVALYLLSNPYHSDRDFGNKIVEFVENSDIEKPVDGWAPVYVIDTHIAQIDLPRLYKAANAFVLPSRGEGWGRPLVEAMAMSLPVIATNWSGPTEYLTEENSYPLPADRMSEVTEGPFRGHLWAEPSVDKLRVLLRHVMNNVEEAKVKGRQAREDMIRRFSPEIVAEIVTDHIRKMLQKMS, encoded by the coding sequence ATGGAATCTGATGAAAGCCAACGACCCACTAATCAACCACAACAAAATCAAGCTCTCCCCCTGACATTAACAAAGAAACCACTTCTTCTCTACTCATCTATTCTAGTTCTGTTTCTCGCAATCTCCTTCGGTTTCACCAAAACAAACTATTACAAAGCCCAACGCCTAAAATACTCTTTCTCATCACACCCCATTTTTCTTCAGACCCTTTTAGGCTATCTTCatccaaacccaaaacccaGGCAAACCCATACACCAAATCCCATTTCCCATTCCCCAAGCTGTGTGCTATGGATGGCTCCTTTTCTTTCAGGTGGTGGGTATAGCTCAGAAAGTTGGTCATATATCTTAGCCCTCCATGAACACATGAAAACCCCACTATTCAAGCTGGCTATTGAGCATCATGGTGATCAAGAATCCCTTGAATTCTGGGAGGGCTTGCCACAACATGTCAAAAACTTGGCCTTTGAGCTTTACCGAACAAAGTGTAGAATGAATGAGACCATTGTGGTTTGTCACAGTGAACCTGGTGCTTGGAACCCTCCCTTGTTTGAAACCCTCCCTTGCCCACCAGGTGCTTACCGAAATTTCAAGTCGGTGATCGGCCGGACCATGTTCGAGACCGATAGGGTGAATGTCGACCACGTGAAGCGCTGTAATCAAATGGATTATGTTTGGGTTCCCACTGAATTTCATGTATCTACATTTATAGAAAGTGGGGTTGATCCTTCTAAGGTGGTGAAAATCATTCAGCCTGTTGATGTGAAGTTCTTTGATGCCCTCAAGTATAAGCCATTAGACCTTTCCTCTATAGGGAAATTGGTCTTAGGTTCAAGTTCAACAACCCagaatttgaattcaaaaaagGAGTTTATATTTTTGAGTATCTTCAAGTGGGAGTACAGAAAAGGTTGGGATGTATTGTTGAAATCATACTTCAAGGAGTTCTCTGGGGTTGATGGGGTTGCTTTGTATTTACTATCCAATCCATACCATTCTGATAGAGATTTTGGGAACAAGATAGTGGAGTTTGTGGAGAACTCTGACATAGAAAAACCAGTGGATGGTTGGGCTCCAGTTTATGTGATTGATACACACATTGCTCAAATTGATTTGCCGCGACTATACAAGGCGGCGAACGCGTTCGTTCTTCCATCAAGAGGGGAAGGATGGGGGAGACCTCTTGTGGAAGCCATGGCAATGTCATTGCCAGTGATTGCCACAAACTGGTCCGGGCCAACGGAGTATTTGACAGAAGAGAATAGCTATCCATTGCCAGCGGATCGGATGAGTGAGGTTACAGAAGGGCCTTTCAGAGGGCATCTTTGGGCGGAACCTTCTGTCGATAAGCTTCGAGTTCTTTTGAGGCATGTGATGAATAATGTTGAGGAAGCCAAGGTCAAAGGCAGGCAAGCGAGGGAGGACATGATAAGAAGGTTCTCTCCTGAGATTGTAGCGGAGATAGTTACTGATCATATAAGAAAGATGCTTCAGAAGATGAGTTAA
- the LOC132189714 gene encoding nudix hydrolase 26, chloroplastic yields the protein MALCRFAIFPKSPTSFFPNCPLNSPEFMHLPLLLQNHKPTHIVSSSALHSSSSSMESAPEGYRRNVGVCLINPSKKIFAASRLDIPNAWQMPQGGIDEGEDPKSAVIRELREETGVSSAEILAEVPYWLTYDFPPEVREKLKHQWGSDWKGQAQKWFLLKFTGKDEEINLLGDGTEKAEFGEWSWMSPEQVIEHAVDFKKPVYKEVMAAFAPYFQES from the exons ATGGCTTTATGCCGATTCGCAATCTTTCCCAAGTCTCCTACTTCATTTTTCCCCAATTGCCCTCTAAATTCCCCTGAATTTATGCACCTGCCACTCCTGCTTCAGAATCATAAGCCTACTCATATAGTCTCCTCATCTGCGTTGCACTCATCATCATCGTCCATGGAATCTGCTCCTGAAGGTTATAGGAGAAACGTTGGTGTGTGTCTCATCAATCCTTCTAAAAAG ATTTTTGCTGCTTCAAGGCTGGATATACCCAATGCTTGGCAAATGCCGcag GGTGGTATTGATGAGGGTGAAGATCCTAAAAGTGCGGTCATCAGGGAGTTAAGAGAGGAGACAGGAGTTAGTTCAGCAGAAATTCTTGCAGAG GTTCCTTATTGGTTGACATATGACTTCCCTCCTGAAGTCAGGGAAAAGCTTAAACATCAGTGGGGATCAGACTGGAAGGGTCAAGCACAAAAGTG GTTTCTTCTTAAATTCACTGGGAAGGATGAAGAAATCAATCTTCTGGGTGATGGGACAGAGAAAGCTGAATTTGGGGAATGGTCATGGATGTCTCCTGAACAAGTAATTGAGCAT GCAGTGGATTTTAAGAAGCCTGTTTATAAGGAAGTTATGGCAGCTTTTGCTCCATATTTCCAGGAATCTTAG